Part of the Mycolicibacterium mengxianglii genome is shown below.
CCGACGAGCCTGATGGCCCTCGGCGCTTCCCGGGCCAACGGTCGCCGGCCACCCATACGCGCGATCACGTCTGTCATGGTGCCAATTCCATTCCGAGGAGGAGTTTCGCGGATCATCGATTCGAGGCCACACCTCGAGCGTTGATTAGGTCAGTTATGCAACTAGGTAATATCGTGAGCGCGCAATCGGTGAATCCCGACCGAATTGTCGAGGAACGGCGAAGTATCGACACACCGCGCACTGCGCAGAAATGTCATCGATCGTGGCCGTGAACGACAAGCGACCGGGGACCCGATCCGCGAGATTCTGACTTCAAAAGGTAGGTGAGATGACGTTGACCAGCCAGCCGGGCGCCACTGTTCCATCGATCGGGCTCAATGACGACAACACGATGCCGGTACTCGGCCTCGGTGTCGGCGAACTCTCGGAGGCCGACGCCGAGCGTGCCGTATCCACGGCGCTGGAGATCGGCTACCGGTCCATCGACACCGCTGCCGCCTACGGCAACGAGGCCGCCGTGGGTCGCGCGATCGCCGCATCCGGCATCCCTCGTGCCGAGATCTTCGTCACCACCAAGTTGGCCGTGGCCGACCAGGGTTTCCAGTCCTCGCAGGACGCGGTGAAGGCCAGCCTCGAGCGTCTCGGCCTGGACTACCTGGACCTGTACCTCATCCACTGGCCGGCAGCCGAACACGGCAAATATGTGGACAGCTTCGGCGGCATGATGCGTTGTCAGGCCGACGGGTTGATCAAGTCGATCGGTGTCAGCAACTTCAACGCCGAGCACCTGTCCAACATCATGAGCCTCGCGTTCTTCGTGCCTGCGGTGAATCAGATCGAGCTGCACCCGCTGCTCAACCAGGCCGAACTGCGCGCCATCCATGCCGAACACGGCATCGTCACCGAGGCCTACAGCCCCCTGGGGGTCGGCAAGTTGCTGCAGAACCCGGCGGTGGCCACCATCGCCGCGTCGTACGACAAGACCCCCGCCCAGGTCCTGCTCCGCTGGAATCTGCAGCTGGGCAACGTGGTGATTCCGCGCTCGTCGTCGCCCGAACGTCTCGCCGAGAATCTCGACGTGTTCGGTTTCGAACTCAGCACCGACGACATGGACACGTTGAACGGACTCGACGAGGGCACCCGGTTCCGTCCCGACCCGGAGACCTACACCGGCTGACAGCCCACGACACATTCGTCTATCGAAAAATGCCGACTCCGGAAACAGTTAAATCCGGAGTCGGCATTTTCGAATTCGCGAACGGAGTGCACACCGCCCGAATCCCAGGCGGTCAGCCCACTCCAGCAACGGGGCATGTTGCCGCTGCATCCCGTAGCGCGGGCACCGACGGCGCGTCAACCGGCAGTCCATAACCTCGCATCACCGCGATGAACTGTATTGCGTACTGGCAATGGAATGCACCGTTGGGCGGCATCCACAGTGCGGGCTCCGCGTCGCCCTTGGCCTGATTCGCCGGCCCGTCCACCGCCACGAGGTTGGCGGGATCATTGGCGAACCGGACCCGCAGCTCGTCGGTCCAGTTGCGCGCCCCCTGATCCCACGCGTAGGCCAGCGGCACGATGTGCTCGATCTGGACGGCGGCGCCGGTCTGGTTGCCCCGCACGAACGAGATGGTCTTGCTCGTATAAGGATCACGAAGAGTGCCGGTCGCGACCGCAGTCGGGCAACGGCTGATGGCAACGTAGGTCTTCTCGATCAGGTCCCGATCGAGAATGTCGTTGCGGGTGTCGCAGCCGTTGTGTCCACCGGGGGCGTCATTGTCATCGGTCCACGCGTCCCCGAACGCGGCCCGGCGATAGTCGTGGCTGCGGACCCGGGCGGGCACCTGGACCACCCCCGCGAGCACGTCAACACCCGGCGCCACGCTGGGGATGTCCGCCTCGGCGACAAACGATCCGTGGCGCTCCTCGGCATCGGAGATCGTCTGGTAGCTGACGAATACCGACAGGGCGGCCACCACCGCCAACCACACCAGCGTCGACCGTTTCACGACTTGTCCAGGTACTCGACGCGGTCGGTGTTGGTGAAAGTCGCGGCGAGAAAGGCCAATTCCGGGTCATCCGGGATCTGAGGATAGGTCGCCACGCACAGTGTCCGGGCATCCTCGATGATCTGGCGGTGTTCGGCCAAGGACAGGAACCGCAAGCTGATGGCCCGACCGGACTGGTGTCTGCCCAGCACATCGCCTTCCCGACGCTCGGCGAGGTCCAGATCGGCCAGCTCGAACCCGTCGAGCGTCGAGGCGACGGCATTCAACCGGCGACCCGCGTTGGACAGCTCGGGCCGCTGAGACACCAGCAGGCACAGACTCGGATGCTTGCCACGACCGATGCGGCCACGCAGCTGGTGCAGCTGGCTGATACCGAACCGGTCGGCGTCCACCACCACCATCACCGTCGAGTTCGGCACATCCACACCGACCTCGATGACGGTGGTGGAGACCAGGACGTCGATCTCTCCCACCCGGAACGCGTTCATCACCGCGTCCTTGTCCTCGGGCGCCAGCCGACCGTGCATCAGGCCCAGCCGCAAACCTTGGAGGGGGCCGTGTTTCAGATGTTCGAACAAGGTGGTGACGGGGATCGCCCGCGGCCCGGACTCGTCGTCCTTCGCGGCATCTGATTCCTTGTCGTCGATGCGGGAGGCGACGACATAAGCCTGCCTGCCCTGCCGCACCTCTTCGACGATGCGTTGCCACACCCGGTCCAGCCACTTCGGCTTGTCCGCGACATAGACCGTGTTGGTGGCGATGGGCTGGCGTCCCCGCGGCAGTTCGCGCAAGGTGGAGGTCTCCAGATCCCCGTACACGGTCAACGCGACGGTCCGCGGAATCGGGGTCGCCGTCATCACCAGCAGATGGGGAGTCATCCCGGCTGGAGCCTTGGCCCGCAACCGATCCCGTTGCTCGACGCCGAACCGGTGCTGCTCGTCGACCACCACCATGCCGAGGCGATCGAACTCCACCGCATCCTCCAGCAGGGCGTGGGTACCGATCACGATGCCGGCCTCGCCCGCGGCGACCTCCTCGCGGACGCCCCGTTTGCGCGCCGCGGACAGAGATCCGGTCAGCAGCGCCACCCGGGTACCCGCGTCGTCACCGCCCAGCTCACCCGCCGTCGCCAGCGGGCCCAGCACCTCGCGGATCGCCCTGGCATGTTGGGTGGCAAGCACTTCGGTGGGTGCCAGCAGCGCACACTGGTAGCCCGCATCGATCATCTGCAACATCGCCAGAACCGACACGATGGTCTTGCCGGAGCCCACCTCGCCCTGCAGCATGCGGTTCATCGGCCGACTGGCTGCCAAGTCGTCGGAGATGTCGCTGAGCACCTCGATCTGGCCCGCGGTCAGCTGGAACGGCAACCGGTCGAGCATCCGGTCGCGCAGCCCGCCCGCAGTCGGGGGTGCGGGCGGCCCCGACTGGCCGAGTTCGCTGTGGCGGCGCACGGCCAGAGCCCACTGCAGGCCGACGGCTTCGTCGAAACGCAGCCGCTCGATGGCCCGCTCTCGCTCCTCGGCGTTCTCCGACAGGTGGACCGCCCGCAAGGCCTCGTCTTCGGACATCAGATTATGAAGTCGCACAAAGCTTTCCGGGAACGGATCGGCGATGGGGTCGAGCACGCCGAACACCTGCCGGATGCAGGCGTAGATGTCCCAGCTCTGCATTTTGGCGCTGGCCGGGTAGATCGGGAAGAAGTCGCGCTCGAAGACCGACAGGTCCACCTCCCCGTCATCATCCTTGGAGGCAAGGGCTTTCAAGTTCGCGCTCCCCCGAAGCCGACCGGTGGGCGCGTTGAGAACCAGATGCGCCGGATGTGTCAGCTGCATGTTGTTCCGGAAGTAGCCGACCTCACCGGAGATCATGACCCGGACGCCCTCGACCAGACTCTTCTTCAGATACTTGGCATTGAAAAAGGTGGCGGTGACGGGCCGGTCTGTCAGCGTGACCACCAGGTACTCCCGTTTGGGCGTGCGGTTGGCCCACCGCAGGTCCGCTTTCTTGATGGTGTCGACGAACGTGACGTGTTCGCCGGCTTCCGGAGGCTCAGCATCCTCGCCCAACACCGAGGCGCCCTTGCTGTATTTGCGGGGATAGTGACGCAGCAGGTCGTTCACCGTCCGGATACCGAACACCTCATCGAGTTTGGCCGCGGCCTTCTTGCCGACGATGAAGTCCAGCGGGTCACCCAGTTGGGCCATCTCACTCCACCCCGATGATCAGGACATCCCCGGCATGGCCGGTCTGATAACTGACCAGTTCGGTGCCGGGGTGGTGTCGGTGCACGTGCGCGGCCAGCGTCGTTCCGATGGCCGGATCACCCCCCGCGCCGAGCAGCACCGTCACCAATTCGCCGCCGATACCCAGCATCAGGTCGATCAACCCGCGGGCCGCCGCGGTGATGTCATGTCGGACCACCAGCACCTCGCCCCCGACCAGACCCAGGCCGTCGCCGAGCCGGCACGGACCCGCCCAGGTCAGCGCGTCCTCACCGGCCACCCGCACCGAGCCGTACCGGGTCGCCCCGGCCGCCGCGCCCATGGTGTAGCCGTCGTCGACAGCACGTCGGCCCGGATCGTGCACCGCCAACGCGGCCAGTCCGTGCACCATCGACGTGGTGGGCACCGGAACGACGTCGACGCCCCGGCCGATGGCCGCGGTACACCCGGCGACGAGTTCCTCCGCCGCCACGTAGCCGTTGGGCAGCACCATCACCTGGGCTGCGCCGGTGTCGACCACCGCCTGCACCAACTGTTGGGCACTGACCGCTACCCCGAGGGTCGGGGCGGCACGCAGTACCGCGGCGCCCTCCCCGGCGAAGAGTTCTTCGGCACCGTCGCCGTCGACGACGGCCAACACTGCCCGCTCGATGTTGAATCCACCGGGCACGGTCCTGGCATCCCCGGAGCTGAGGGCCGAGATCTGGATTCGCTGCGGTATGCCGTACACCAGGCCGGCCTCGACTGCGGCACCCGCGTCGTCGGCGTGCACGTGCACGGAGACACCCCCGTCGGCCACCGCGATCGCCACCGAGTCCCCCAGCGATTCCAGCTGCGGGCGCAGCTGGTCGGCGGTTCCGGGCGCGCAGCCCGTCAGCAGATACATCACCTCGAACTGGGGTGCCGGCGCACGGGCGGCGGGCACGGCCGGCCCGGCGCCGCGCGGCCGGTAGACCGGGCGCTCCGGCGGGCGTCCGCCGAGAGTCGTGTGCAAGGCGTCCAGCAGCACCAGGAACCCGCGCCCTCCCGAATCGACCACGCCGGCCTGGGCAAGGACCGGCAGTTGCTCCGGGGTCTTGTCCAAGGCGACCAGCGCCGCATCCCCGGCTGCGGCCACCGCGGCACCGAGGTCAGCTCCGGCTGCGCCGGCATGTTCTGCTGCCGCCGTGGCCGCCTGCAGCACCGACACGATGGTTCCGGGCACCACATCGCCACCCAGTGAGGACACCACCAGTCCCAGCGCATGGCGCAGTGCCACCGCCAGCAGCGGGGCATCGATCTCGAGCAGCGGGCCACCGGTGTCCGCCTCCGCGGCGGCAGTGACGTCGGCCAGACCGCGCAGGATCTGCGACAGGATCATTCCCGAATTGCCGCGGGCCCCGTGGACCGCACCACGGGCCAGACAGGCGGCGATCTCGGCCGGGCCGGTGGCTCCGTCGGGTCCGGTGGCCTCGGCCAGCGCCGAGCGCATGGTGAACAGCATGTTGGTGCCGGTGTCGGCATCGGCCACCGGGAAGACGTTGAGGCTGTTGATCTCGTCGGTATGCGCGCTCAGGTCTCCCACGGCGGTATGTGCCCACGACAGCAGCGCGGCACCGTCGAGCCGACGATCCGCCATCCGTGCCTCCCTAGCCACCCGCTGTCGCGTGCGGGCGCTAGCCTAGTCAGTGCCACCGACGCGGTCGGTCGAACGCGGCGGGGTGTGGCGCGGGTGTGTACGGCGTTTTGGTGATCACCGCCCGCGTCGGTATTCTGTTCAGGTTGTCGGGTCACCCATGCCGCGGTCTTGTGCCGCTGTGGTTGTTGACCCCCAGTACGGTCTCGATTCTTGGATGAGGAGTTCTACATGGCTGCCGTATGCGATATCTGCGGGAAAGGCCCCGGCTTCGGTAAGTCGGTGTCGCACTCCCATCGCCGGACCAGCCGTCGCTGGGATCCGAACATCCAGGTCGTGCACGCCGTGACCCGCCCGGGTGGCAACAAGCAGCGCGTCAATGCCTGCACCTCGTGCATCAAGGCCGGCAAGATCGTTCGCGGCTGATTC
Proteins encoded:
- a CDS encoding aldo/keto reductase, which codes for MTLTSQPGATVPSIGLNDDNTMPVLGLGVGELSEADAERAVSTALEIGYRSIDTAAAYGNEAAVGRAIAASGIPRAEIFVTTKLAVADQGFQSSQDAVKASLERLGLDYLDLYLIHWPAAEHGKYVDSFGGMMRCQADGLIKSIGVSNFNAEHLSNIMSLAFFVPAVNQIELHPLLNQAELRAIHAEHGIVTEAYSPLGVGKLLQNPAVATIAASYDKTPAQVLLRWNLQLGNVVIPRSSSPERLAENLDVFGFELSTDDMDTLNGLDEGTRFRPDPETYTG
- a CDS encoding HNH endonuclease family protein translates to MKRSTLVWLAVVAALSVFVSYQTISDAEERHGSFVAEADIPSVAPGVDVLAGVVQVPARVRSHDYRRAAFGDAWTDDNDAPGGHNGCDTRNDILDRDLIEKTYVAISRCPTAVATGTLRDPYTSKTISFVRGNQTGAAVQIEHIVPLAYAWDQGARNWTDELRVRFANDPANLVAVDGPANQAKGDAEPALWMPPNGAFHCQYAIQFIAVMRGYGLPVDAPSVPALRDAAATCPVAGVG
- the recG gene encoding ATP-dependent DNA helicase RecG, whose protein sequence is MAQLGDPLDFIVGKKAAAKLDEVFGIRTVNDLLRHYPRKYSKGASVLGEDAEPPEAGEHVTFVDTIKKADLRWANRTPKREYLVVTLTDRPVTATFFNAKYLKKSLVEGVRVMISGEVGYFRNNMQLTHPAHLVLNAPTGRLRGSANLKALASKDDDGEVDLSVFERDFFPIYPASAKMQSWDIYACIRQVFGVLDPIADPFPESFVRLHNLMSEDEALRAVHLSENAEERERAIERLRFDEAVGLQWALAVRRHSELGQSGPPAPPTAGGLRDRMLDRLPFQLTAGQIEVLSDISDDLAASRPMNRMLQGEVGSGKTIVSVLAMLQMIDAGYQCALLAPTEVLATQHARAIREVLGPLATAGELGGDDAGTRVALLTGSLSAARKRGVREEVAAGEAGIVIGTHALLEDAVEFDRLGMVVVDEQHRFGVEQRDRLRAKAPAGMTPHLLVMTATPIPRTVALTVYGDLETSTLRELPRGRQPIATNTVYVADKPKWLDRVWQRIVEEVRQGRQAYVVASRIDDKESDAAKDDESGPRAIPVTTLFEHLKHGPLQGLRLGLMHGRLAPEDKDAVMNAFRVGEIDVLVSTTVIEVGVDVPNSTVMVVVDADRFGISQLHQLRGRIGRGKHPSLCLLVSQRPELSNAGRRLNAVASTLDGFELADLDLAERREGDVLGRHQSGRAISLRFLSLAEHRQIIEDARTLCVATYPQIPDDPELAFLAATFTNTDRVEYLDKS
- a CDS encoding DAK2 domain-containing protein, which codes for MADRRLDGAALLSWAHTAVGDLSAHTDEINSLNVFPVADADTGTNMLFTMRSALAEATGPDGATGPAEIAACLARGAVHGARGNSGMILSQILRGLADVTAAAEADTGGPLLEIDAPLLAVALRHALGLVVSSLGGDVVPGTIVSVLQAATAAAEHAGAAGADLGAAVAAAGDAALVALDKTPEQLPVLAQAGVVDSGGRGFLVLLDALHTTLGGRPPERPVYRPRGAGPAVPAARAPAPQFEVMYLLTGCAPGTADQLRPQLESLGDSVAIAVADGGVSVHVHADDAGAAVEAGLVYGIPQRIQISALSSGDARTVPGGFNIERAVLAVVDGDGAEELFAGEGAAVLRAAPTLGVAVSAQQLVQAVVDTGAAQVMVLPNGYVAAEELVAGCTAAIGRGVDVVPVPTTSMVHGLAALAVHDPGRRAVDDGYTMGAAAGATRYGSVRVAGEDALTWAGPCRLGDGLGLVGGEVLVVRHDITAAARGLIDLMLGIGGELVTVLLGAGGDPAIGTTLAAHVHRHHPGTELVSYQTGHAGDVLIIGVE
- the rpmB gene encoding 50S ribosomal protein L28, which gives rise to MAAVCDICGKGPGFGKSVSHSHRRTSRRWDPNIQVVHAVTRPGGNKQRVNACTSCIKAGKIVRG